CAGAATCTCCCTCACTCGACAACTATGAATAATCCCAATCCCCGCGACGTACAAGTTCTACCAATCGCTACAAACACGACAGTACTAAGGGCACGTAGTTGGACACGTCTACGGTTTGAAATTGAATACGCACTAGCAAAAGGTACCACCTCGAATTGCTATTTAATAGAGGGTGATAAAACTGCAATTATTGACCCACCCCCAGAAACTTTCACACAAATTTTTCTAGACGCATTACAGCAGTCTCTTGAACTGAAACACTTAAATTACGTTATTCTAGGTCACTTTAATCCTAACCGAATCGCAACTCTTAAAGCTCTGTTAGAACTAGCACCACAACTGACTTTTGTTTGTTCGCTTCCTAGTGCTGCCAATTTGAGTGCAACTTTCCCCAATCACAAATTGAACATCATGACGATGCGGGGGAAAGAAACTCTGGATTTAGGTAAGGGTCATGTTTTGCGCTGTCTCCCCATTCCCAGCCCTCGTTGGCCTGGAGGTCTTTGTACTTATGACCAGCAAACTCAGATACTGTACACTAATAAGCTATTTGGTGCTCATATCTGTGGTGAAGAAGTCTTTGATGAAGATTGGGGCATTTTAAAAGAAGACCAGCGCTACTATTTTGATTGCTTGATGGCTCCTCATGCAACTCATGTACAAGCAGCCCTAGAGAAAATATCAGAACTACAAATCAGAATGTTGGGTACCCTTCACGGTCCTTTGGTACGCTATGGCCTAGTGGAACTTACCCAAGCCTATCAGCAATGGAGCCATTCTCAAACTGCTCGCGAAATTACCGTTGCTTTACTTTATGCTTCGGCGTATGGAAATACAGCAACTTTGGCGCAGGCGATCGCCCTTGGTTTAACAAAAGGAGGAGTCGCTGTAGAATCCATCAACTGTGAGTTTGCTTCACCTGAAGAGATTCGTGCAGCTTTTGACAAAGCTGAGGGCTTTATCATCGGTTCTCCTACCATTGGTGGTAACGCACCAACTCCCATTCACACTGCTTTAGGTACTGTGCTAGCCAGCGGTGACAATAGCAAGCTTGCTGGGATATTTGGTTCTTATGGATGGAGTGGCGAAGCTTTCGACTTCATTGAAGGTAAACTCCGTGATGCGGGATATCGGTTTGGGTTTGAAACTATGAAAGTCAAGTTTAAACCCTCAGATGTCCTGCTTAAACAGTGTGAAGAAACAGGTACAGACTTTGCCCAAGCCCTGAGAAAAGCCAAAAAAGTGCGTATGACTCAAACTGCAGCGACTCCTGTTGAACAAGCTGTTGGTCGGATTGTAGGATCAATTTGCGTTGTGACAGCAAAGCTTGGAGAAGTTTCTACTGGAATGATGGGGTCTTGGATTTCTCAAGCCACCTTTAACCCACCAGGTATTACTGTTGCTATCGCCAAAGAACGGGCAATTGAATCCCTGATGTATCCTGGCGGTAAATTTGTCTTGAATGTTTTACCTGAAGGTCATCAGCAAGAATACATGAAACACTTCCGCAAATCTTTTGCGCCTGGAGAAGACAGATTTGCAAATTTCTCCACAAAAGTTGCTGATAACGGCTGCATTGTTCTCACTGATTCCTCAGCATATCTTGAATGTTCTGTCAACAAACGCATGGAATGCGGTGATCATTGGGTTGTGTATGCAACTGTCGATAATGGTAAACTACTTAAAGCCGATGCAGTGACAGCCGTTCACCATCGCAAAGCAGGCAATCATTATTAGACTTTGAGCAAAACTACACCCCTAGTTCCTGACGCACAAACAATGTGCTATATATAATTATTGGGGCAGTTTTAGTAGTATAACTACTGAGACTGCCTTATAACTGTGAAATGCTGAGCTAAATTTTCCGTATTTACCTCAAGGACAATTGAATACATATTGGTAAACGTTATATCAGGGAAGCATGTTAGTATTTATTGATACTAGTTACTGTGCACTCTGTCTTTTGTATTGTCCTTTTTGTATGACTCAAGAAAACAGCAACATTAAATTTCCTCTTTGGGAGTATCTAAACCAACCCGTATTCAGTCACAAAACTATATTAAGTCCTCGTCGCTTTGCGCACCGACACAGAGTGCAACTTTTAAAAAGGTGTTTGGCTAAAGTTTGTGAGGCAAAAGAATCACAATAAAATTAGATAACGTAGATAAGTTCAGGAACTAAGCTAAATTAGTATTGTGCTGCTTCAAAAACTAACCAACGGATATAGATCATCTTTATGAAGAGCAAGAATCAACCCATCTTCGCCTTATTGTTGAGAAGCGGTATAGTCTTCTCACCCATTCTACTGTCCGTTGGTTTTGCCACTGCCCAACAAACACCTTCTTCGCCACAGCCTCCGGGACTTTCCACTCCGTACCAGCAAGAACTACCGCGACTGACAGAAGAACATCGCGTCTATCTTCGCGATACTATCTTGCTCAACGTCTGGCTAGCCATGCTGACTCTTGTTCCAGTCACAGTCATTGCTGCTTTATTCCTGCTGCGACGGGTTGCTATCCGTGAAATAGTTGATAAAGCAATCTCACGGCTACATGGACTCGAAGAGTTAGAAAAACAGCTAGTGAGTGTTAAGCAAGAAGCACAAAAACTCATCCAAGAAACGAGAAATATTACTTCTAACCTAGATAAAGAAGTAGAAGCACTTCAACAAACAATCACAACTGAACAAGAAACTTTATCTAGAATCCCATCTCAAATATTTAACATCCAAGAGCAACTAACATCAGAATTAGAAACAGCCATCAACAATTCTAAACAAAACGTCAAAACTTTAGAATATGAATTTTCGGCTCAAGTTTCTGAGTTAGAATTGCAAACCCAACAGCAAAGAAATACAACTGTTGAAAATTTAAGAACATGGGAAGTAGAAGTTGCATCTCAACTGTCTGAATTACAAGGCGAGGTTCAACAACAAAAGAATATCGCACTGGGAAATATCGAACAGTCCCGGTTTGAGTTTGCAACTCAACTCTCTGGATTAGAGTTTGGTGCTCAACAGCAAAAGAACAAGATTTTTGATGATTTGGATCAATTACAGTCAGAAGTTGTATCTCGACTGTCTGCATTACAAGAGAGTGTTCAGCAACAAAAAGATAT
This portion of the Brasilonema sennae CENA114 genome encodes:
- a CDS encoding diflavin flavoprotein, whose translation is MNNPNPRDVQVLPIATNTTVLRARSWTRLRFEIEYALAKGTTSNCYLIEGDKTAIIDPPPETFTQIFLDALQQSLELKHLNYVILGHFNPNRIATLKALLELAPQLTFVCSLPSAANLSATFPNHKLNIMTMRGKETLDLGKGHVLRCLPIPSPRWPGGLCTYDQQTQILYTNKLFGAHICGEEVFDEDWGILKEDQRYYFDCLMAPHATHVQAALEKISELQIRMLGTLHGPLVRYGLVELTQAYQQWSHSQTAREITVALLYASAYGNTATLAQAIALGLTKGGVAVESINCEFASPEEIRAAFDKAEGFIIGSPTIGGNAPTPIHTALGTVLASGDNSKLAGIFGSYGWSGEAFDFIEGKLRDAGYRFGFETMKVKFKPSDVLLKQCEETGTDFAQALRKAKKVRMTQTAATPVEQAVGRIVGSICVVTAKLGEVSTGMMGSWISQATFNPPGITVAIAKERAIESLMYPGGKFVLNVLPEGHQQEYMKHFRKSFAPGEDRFANFSTKVADNGCIVLTDSSAYLECSVNKRMECGDHWVVYATVDNGKLLKADAVTAVHHRKAGNHY